DNA sequence from the Malus sylvestris chromosome 10, drMalSylv7.2, whole genome shotgun sequence genome:
TTTTCTCCTTGTCAACTTTAACAAGTAAACTAATTAAATGACAACTTATTATAATTAAGGTTAAGTATTCTCagtttttgaaatttcttctgtTCAGTCAATATATCCGTAGAAATatctaaaaaattaaagaaagataTGGAAAGGTGGGGTGAAGTCCATATCGGAGAAATTCTTAAATCTCAGCTAAAATTGACTGATTTCGTTGATATTTCTGACATATTATTTAATGATTGACAAACTGCCATATGACATTCCCTAAggtttcattttcaatttccaCGTTTTTTAGAAAACTTCCATCATTTATATCAAAGACAACCGATATCAATATATCCATCAATATTTTCGCAAATTTGCATATCGATATTTCCACCCataccgatattttaaacactagGTACACTGAATTAAATTTTAACCAACATTAACCTCAATCAAATTTTCATACCAATATTTACCTCATTATCAATCACTTTCTAGCTAGGTCTATATATTCAAATAAATGATACAAGCCGTGCAATGATATCTTGACCACATATTTTGAGGCATACTAATGAAAGATCCAATTGAACTTGATGGAGGAGAGTCAATGAACTAGTTGATCACGTGCCATGCTGCATTTTTTTAAGCTTGTAAATATggacataaataattaaaccactCAATTCCATGTCTAGAGAAAAATCCTACCGTTGAAGGAGCATAATATAAAATTgtcgtcgtacccagtgcacaagactcccgctttacgcagggtctgggagagcataatataaaattgtaaataaattaattccaaGTGTATTTGTATAATGATCCATTTATGGAGTGGAGAATCAGCTCAGACAGCTGATCGCTAATGTAGCTACATCATCATCCGCTATATATCTAGCTACGCAGGAATTATTACCATGGAAAAATTATATGGACCACATGAGTTCTTATTACCTTTGTTAGAAAAATCCAAGAGACCAGCTtgtggaaaaaaagaaaagaaaagaaacgaaaaccaaagaaaaggaGAGTAATTACCTTAATAAAACATGTAATATATTGCAGGATCGCGGAGATTGTTATCAGAAGCGCTTAATatggaaggaggaggaggagagaagTCATCGAGGGCATTTGAATTTCTTAATCTGGTATTAACTCTCTCATCAGCTTCCTCTATAATGCATCCCTTTATTAGAAGGCTGATGACTTTGGATGGGTAGGGTTAGGGTTGGCAGTTCCATCATGTGCTTTCCATGGTTCAACAAAGTGTCTGCCCTAGCTAACTCAAGAGAGAAGTTGCTCATTGGTTTGGTTCGGTTATCCTCAAATGTGCCATTTATATGTAACGTGTGTCTagagattctctctctctctctctccctctctctctctctctctctctatatatatatataccaaacTGACCTATAACATATAAGATCTTTATTTTGCCGATCCGTGATTCTGTTCGTGTCTACAATTTTAACAGTACATGTTAGCATATATATGATAGTATGCAGAAAATTGGACACTGGAGATTTCAAATTGAAACAATTCAAAGTGTACGTTGGATTGGGACACAGGACCTTATTTTGGGGGTGTACAGTGTACTTTAGATGCTTAATTAAAAGGTTCGATTGATCTATTTAATTTGgggaatgaatgaatgaacgAATGAATGTGACAACGCTCATGATCATCcatcatgcatgcatatatacaGCAGTTAGTGGATACAACACGCCAAAATTTTGGTTCaaccataatttttaatctaattaattggTCTTCTAAGCTAGTTACCATGCATCTTGCGAAACTCCAAATGACATGATTTGGTTGGTGGAGCATACAGTAAACGTGAGGCCAAAATCCTTGTGGGGAATAACCCGGGCATATGATATATATGTAGGTAATTATCAATTCGTCCCCATAAATCAAATatagaaaatagaaaatttaCACCTCCCTATTTGTATAATTAAGGCAAGTTTAAAGCTTATTTAATGGCGTCATGCTTTTACTAGGGTACTGGTGAAATGTCAAACATTTCCTGCAGTGTTGCCTCCAATATTACTGAAGTAAAAGACCTAAAGCCCACTTGATTAAATGCATGCCCCCATCGACATAttcatctttgaaaaacaaaCAAGGGGGAGACCCACAGCTTATAATTAGGAGGTTTCTTGGTCACAAAGTAATTAGCCACCAACTAGTACTGCTATAGAGGGATACGAGGGAGGCTGATGATACTAATACGTATTTCTTAGTGATACATGCGCTTGATGTGCACAGAGTACATTACGCCCATTTGTACTAGATTAGATTGCGCGAAACAACTTCATATGCCATCAAGTAGGGTAAACCCAAATATCTCTATAACTAACACCAAACACTCACAACACATCAACCATGATAATTATAAAACCAGCCCAATAAGTATTTCAATTCAAAAGATTAAACGGGTAATTAACATACTTGTGTATTTTGATGCTGAAATGAAAAATTGCGATTGTTCAGCAGACCAAAGAACCTGAACAAATATCGCCAGCCTATCATCAGTACATTACATATAAATTTATGATTAGTATTAAggttaaattatattttacccaCTCAGGTTTGAGTGTAATTACAACCTCacacaacatttttaaaatatttcaatttcatacatttactttcATTTCATTGCAATTTCTTACGTTCATTAGTCAAATTCTCAATTTAACCGTTAAGTGAGGCCGTGACAAATCTAAAGCTCACATGTTTTGATGATgtggcaaataaaaataaataaatattaaaaacaattaaaaaaaaggaaaaaaaaattcttttcaacaaatcaaagaaagtattgcagaaaggcttattatattaacaccccgcAAATTattgaataaaccccacataTTTAACAGACctcacatttgctttttcacttaaaaattattttaatacaccccacatactttcTCATAATACCCCCACACCCCTCATTCTCAATAACACCTTATATTTTGTGCATACACCCCACATCttttatacaccccacatttctcaataTACACCTTATATTCCTCCACAACAACACATATGCAACTGCAAGATTAATGCAATTAATTACTAATCTATGATCTTTCATGTTCGATTCATCGCCATATGACTAAGGGTAATTAGGAGATCACCAATTAGGGTTTTAGCATGCATGCCAGTTTAAATGAACATCAGCAGATCACCAATTAGGGCTTTGGCATACCTTCTGAGATGATTAAACTTAATTATTTGTATGAGTGCTGTTAATTGAACTAGACATATAAGAAGATAATAAATCATTACCTGAAACATGTATGGAATTACGGAAATATTTTCCCAAATAAGATAATAACCAAAGAGGAAGGTCAGGGCTTCATAAGTGTTCATGCTGCCAGTTTTGGTCAATATCTCCAGTGATCAATCGTCATATATCAAGTAAGTTTCAAGGAAATGTGTCATCATACAGCATCAAATATCAATGGAACTTGAATATATGTCACTATATGTCCAAATTTAAAATCAGTTACAGACTTGCAGTTGAAAGTAAAATGATTAAAATCACCTCCGAGCCTATACCAAAATATTAAGCAGTATCGTACGAGAAACACATGAATACGATTGTCTGATCAAATATTTTTCAAGGTTGCTTTGCATGCCCGCTAGATAGAtaccattaaaaaattaaatgtaCTCTCGCCTGACAATCAATATATTTGAGTTCAGTTTGTAAAACATAAATCAATCACAATCAAGACATATCGTTTTAGTTTGCAAatgcaagattaaataattatcgattgtggatgcaaatttattcctccttgatcttggacaaaattgcacctacaaaacaattaacacctttggtcaaggccaagagcctcacgcgcccacgatgaaggggggggctttggccgaagaacctccgatgccaaagttagaatttagagagaaatagtgtttagagaattttgggatttttgcaagAGTGTTCCAATGAGTgttgggtgaaaatgggagcctatttatagggctatgCCGGTCCACTTTGGAGAGAAAGTGGCCGGCCAATTGATgggtttttggttgaatttttggtttaattagccaatttattggctaattaaacatgaaaGAAATAAATGGGAGGTTATAGAATTAATTGACTAACTTAATTTGGGTAATAAAGTGGGAAAAGACAAAAAAGGTAAAGAGCAAAGGGGATGGCCGGCCTTTGACTAGCTTTGGGGTtaaattggatgtattttgtggttaattGGATGATTTATTgatatttaatggattaatccattaattaaccaattaacataattttggAGTGAATATTTTGGAGGTTACCTTGCAAAaggggatttgatgagatgaatcttgaattgttaccttttttggagcattttttctGTTGCTCGCATGTAGGAATCCCAGTGTGTCTCAATGGTAGTTTGGTCATTTTTTactaaaaatccacgtgtcgccttgtgattatttttggctccacaaatgcctccacacctgctgggctgctcgtaggaaagggtagtaggtgtagagatcttcttgctctaGGAAGCTTAGGACTGCTTCttgttttgatgtagattccctttttaatatgaaattagatccttctaggaaagggaaataaatttctctcaaagcctatttaagtccaccttaagtgggttattaaatcaactttggagagtgatttattctaccctacaagagagagaaagcttagaggatatttgttccccctcccctagcaatcttctacatttGCACATGCAAATGACCATCTTTTGTTGCTTTTTTGTTCCTCTCTGCGCCGGACCGATGTAAGGAAAACTTAattctccttgtcttcttcttgggaagTGCAGCCGTCGGGATGGTGCGACACATCAGCTGGCAGGGGCCATGAGTCGGCTTGTCATGGGCCAAGAAGGTGGTGTGGCAGGGGCTATTGCTTATGCTGCTCGACTTGATtgaagccaaggattggctcggcatgggccgaggaagTGGCGTGGCGTGGCATGGGCAAAGGGTTTGGGCTGCCACGTCTGGGCTGCTTGTAAAAAATtaggaaactgcttgagtttgatttctcagctgCCGTAGATGGAGCAGTCAAGGATAGAGCTGCCAAGATCGAAGCTGCTGTAGATGAAGTGTCGGATGAGCGAACTGTTAAGTGCAAAAGTGGCTGTTTCCGCTGGACCATTTGCTAcctagttgatcttcaagcattcgatcttttaagctatgtggccttctcgcactggagagcttacccagatgggtgtcggggaattagtttaccctctcgcactgaagagcaattagtttaccctctcgcgctggagagcaattagtttaccctctcacactggagagcaaacccaaatgggtgtcgggaaattggtttaccctatcgcattggagagcaattagtttatcctctcgcaatGAAGAgtagacccatatgggtgttagggaattagtttaccttctcgcactggagagcaattagtttatcctctcgcattggatagtagacccttttgggtgtcggggaattagtttaccctctcgcactggagagcagatccttttgggtttttagcAGTTGTTGTGGACAGCAGTTGAGCCATGCTTGTGAATAacttcttgaatcttcattgagaataaagaaataaatctACTGTTCTGGAAGGCAGAAACTGCATAACAAACTAGATAATCTTCGGCTTGTGAAGCCTTGTACGTCGACCTGCTTGAGACTTCAAACTTATTTGGAAAAACCCCAAACGAGGTTTAGGGGTGATGAAGACTTCCCCTGCTTGTGTAGGTCGTTTCGTTGACTTGTTAAGATACTCGTCACATCGGCCCTCATTTGTCAACTTCTCAAGATACTGCTTCCACTTCAGGCAGCCGTTGGTAGTGTGGCCTGGTCCTTGATGAAATGCGCAATACTTTGTATGATATAGCCTGGTAAGATCGCCTTTCATGGGTGGCGGCAGTTCGAACCAAGGTTTGTTCTTGAGCTTGCGGAGAATTTGGCCAATTGGAATTGTGAATTTGGTGAATGTTTCAGGCGCTGAGTCTTCTCTGGTTGGGGAACGTTCCATGTGCTTCTTTTCTGACTCGTTTTTGTTAGACTGCTTGGCCTCGTCCCATAGTGCATGCTTTTCTGCCAAAGTATACGAAGCTACTAGGGTCAGTTCTTCTTCCATGATCAGTTTTCTGAATAAAGGATGTTCGGTGGGAAGTCCATTTCTGAATGCTGCCATTGCTATGTCTTCGTTGCAACCAACAATCTTGGCCTTCTCCTCTTTGAATCTCTTGACATAGTCACAAATTGTCTCCCAATGGTCTTTTACGATGTTGAAGAGATGGTCGGATGTCCTTTTGATTGAGCGGTTAGACAAATACTCCTTAGTGAAAACAAAGGAATGTTCGTTAAAACTCCGGATCGACTGCGGCAGCAGAGTGTGAAACTagtcttgcgcctcgccttatAGAGTTGTGGTAAAATTTGTGCACATAAGTGCATCGTTGTTCCTGTAGAGGATCATGGTACTGCGGTAGTGCTTGAGATGTCGATTTGGATCTTCGTCTCCCTTGTACAGAATGAAGTGAGGCATAGTGAACCCGCGAGGTGGATCTATCCGCTCGATCACATTCATGAATGGTGacatgcttatgttggtcatgtctcgtCGAAGCGCATCGTCACCAGCCTCGTTACGTTGGAAATTATGCAATCGTTTGGTTATGAGTCTctcaacttcttcttgaatttgcctctgTTGGGGCAGTGGAACTTTTGGTTGCCTCCAATCGTGACCTAtgggtctaggctgctcttatTTATGCTCGACTCGTCCATGTCGCAGTTGCGGTGCATGTGGCATGTATCTGGCAGGTGAACAGGCCGTTCGCAGACtgccggttgaacttgagtcggattgagtgactgcttctctccgtttgtcgtgctgcctactccgatgtgaagTGGAGAATGCTCATTGCGAGCCTAGTTGTGAATGAACATTTTGCCTGAATTGTCCATGTTGATAATCGGAGTGTGACTTTAACTGTGAACGTATGCTTGTCCGTGGGCTTGATTGGGAATGCACGCTCATCCGCGcactaagacgagagtatacgctatcccAAAGACCTAGGTGGGAACGTAAACTGCCAGAAAGCTTGGAACGTGGTTGGTTAAGGGGCTGTTTGCCGGGACGTTGGTGGAgaggttcgtctgcccttgtcctacttcgggacacctcgtccggggcacgttggatctcggtgcgttgcaagagttgattcaccaaggtcatcTGTTGTGTAAGGtcactcgtcaactctatgacttgttgagacaaatgttgtttgccatttggattggaagagcttggaaatAATGTACCTCCTTGAGCATTGGAAATGTGGTAGACTCCAGGTGCAAGATGtgaattgggaaatgtcaaatccgcggaGAAATACGGTGAAAATGCCCCCAGCTCGATGGTTGCTCCGGATAGTTGAGATATTCTTGGGCCAACTTGAGATGCTTGGGAAACCATGGCAGGCAGGGCTAagggagcaggctgctcagcGTGTGATGCTCACGAATGCGAGGCTTGAGCTCGGCTTGGCAACGCATAGGGCTCGCGTTGGGCATGAAGTGAcatggctcgggccgtggtggtggagtcatggacctcgccgtgggTGATTGCCGTGatggccaccgcggtggttaCCATGGTGGAgccttgtggtggtggtgccgctccCCCTAAGATCACATTTAGTCTTGAGGATCGCCGCGGTCtcatttcttgaatattggaattttcacttgtggaattttttaaatttctagccattgtatttctctttttcattttatcaaagaatctttgcaaataaaaaaaaattctaataataagaacgtaagAAAAATACAAGTGGACTAGACaatagagaaaaacctttttatgcgagagtcttctacgagtgtgaatttcaactctcaatgaaagcaccaatttgtggatgcaaatttcttcctccttgatcttggacaaaattacacctacaaaacaattaacacctttggtcaaggccaagagcctcacgtgcccacgatgaatgggcggggggctttggtcgaagaacctctgatgccaaagttagaatttagagagaaatagtgtgtagagaattttgggatttttgcaagAGTGTTCCAATGAGTgttgggtgaaaatgggagcctatttatagggctaggccGGTCCACTTTGGAGAGAAAGTGGCTGGCCAATTGATGGacttttggttgaatttttggtttaattagccaatttattggctaattaaacatgaaagaaataaatggggggttataaaattaattgactAACTTAATTTGGGTAATAAAGTGGGAAAAGACAAAAAAGGTAAAGAGCAAAGGGGATGGCCGGCCTTTGACTAGCTTTGGGGTTAagttggatgtattttgtggttaattggatgatttaattgatatttaatggattaatccattaattaaccaattaacataattttggAGTGAATATTTTGGAGGTTACCTTGCAAAaggggatttgatgagatgaatcttgaattgttaccttttttggagcatttttctGCTGCTCACATGTAGGAATCTCAGTGTCTCAATGGTAGTTTGGTCATTTTTTactaaaaatccacgtgtcgccttgtgattatttttggctccatatcgatgtcatcgaaatcactaaaacaatgaaaaatatgaagtcttacctcatgtgaagcttccgaaacattgatttcgtgttccattcgtcaaaagcaatttttctcaatcaacatgtttgtagttttattagggttttgttcaacaatggagggtcggagggttttgatagttgagaagataaataatatgctaaaagtgatttgggatgtatttagatttttttttaaaatctaataaggtcaaaattatcATTGCATAGTGGGGTAAATAagcatttaatattaaattttaaagtgaagtgcattcaacattttatggagtgctaataaaaaaaaccttacaTAAATTCTCATTCCCAGAGTgcccaaaatttttattttgacgAAAGCCCAATATTTTGATATGGCTTCTTAAGTTtctcaaatttaatttctccatTCTATAAGCAGACACAAAGACTGGAAGGCTACAAACTGGGATGCCATGGTGCTTTGGAACTCCGCGTTGGAGTCATTCAGTTGGTCTAGAGATTTTTGGAAGGAGGTTTGTTGGTTTTCCAGAGCCAAGATGGAATCGCAGACATTGTTGACCTAGGTACGAAGGTGTTCATGGCGGACGTCCAATGCCGCTGCGACGGCATCAGGATCAGAGCTCGGGGAAAGGGTGTTTTTGCCCATTAGATCGatgagctctgataccaattggtACACCCAATCGATTCAAGAGCTGAAAGAGGTAATAATGGAAAATAGTGCAGGGAAATttaaaagagaaaggaaagaagttgaggaaaaagaggaagaaaagtcTTTTCCTGCCCACAGAGGCCACAGAACTACCTATTTATATTAAGTCCAAAAAGGAAACCCCAGCTCAAAGGTAAACGCCTGATGTGGTGTCGTTCCAGGAGCCTGGGGCTTGGGCCTGACAACCAGGTAggtaattatttatatataaggCCAGTCTTGATAGAGAAGTGTTAGGCCCAAAGGGCAGGTTCTAACACGCGGAGGGAGCTGCAGAGACGAGGGTAGCATGCCCAACCTCACCCACCTCTCCCTCTAAAACATCTTCACCATCTCTTGGAATTCTGTTGTCGTACCTCGATTCGCACCATGTTCTTGATCTCACGATCGACGGCGTCGATGAGGTCGATCCTCA
Encoded proteins:
- the LOC126586595 gene encoding uncharacterized protein LOC126586595 encodes the protein MTNISMSPFMNVIERIDPPRGFTMPHFILYKGDEDPNRHLKHYRSTMILYRNNDALMTSDHLFNIVKDHWETICDYVKRFKEEKAKIVGCNEDIAMAAFRNGLPTEHPLFRKLIMEEELTLVASYTLAEKHALWDEAKQSNKNESEKKHMERSPTREDSAPETFTKFTIPIGQILRKLKNKPWFELPPPMKGDLTRLYHTKYCAFHQGPGHTTNGCLKWKQYLEKLTNEGRCDEYLNKSTKRPTQAGEVFITPKPRLGFFQISLKSQAGRRTRLHKPKII